One genomic window of Mucilaginibacter sp. SJ includes the following:
- a CDS encoding prephenate dehydrogenase: protein MNIGIIGLGDMGRLYAKAFAKAGYTVSGCDLPANREKLEEELTPHGITVMDHGSDVARINDLIVYSVEADSMERVVAEYGPSTKYGAIVAGQTSVKSPEIATFEKHLPADAQIVTFHGMHGPGFEPAGQTLILIPHRSTPDAYQRMYDLFTAIGSNIVEIADYHEHDRIVADTQAVTHVGFESMGTAWKSAGFFPWENASYIGGIDNVKILTTLRIFSYKAHVYAGLAILNPYARQQVKRYAESESELFKLMIKEEADAFKQRLYRARDFVFHESRKPIMLNDTVMKEFSLSQHADHQKPNSHLSILSMVDAWYHLGVNPYDNLICQTPPFRLRLGIAEYLFKNEELLEESLETALYDKTIRGDDLEFHSAVREWSAIIGYGDMEGYKKHFNDTQAFFSHRLEEGKAQSAELIRRLMME from the coding sequence ATGAATATAGGTATTATTGGGTTAGGCGACATGGGCCGCCTGTACGCAAAGGCTTTCGCAAAGGCCGGTTACACCGTTTCGGGCTGCGACCTGCCGGCCAATCGTGAAAAGCTTGAAGAAGAGCTTACGCCCCACGGCATCACCGTTATGGATCACGGCAGCGATGTTGCCCGCATCAACGACCTGATCGTCTATTCGGTTGAGGCCGATAGCATGGAGCGTGTGGTTGCCGAGTATGGCCCTTCAACCAAGTACGGCGCTATAGTGGCCGGGCAAACTTCGGTCAAATCCCCGGAGATTGCCACCTTTGAAAAGCACCTGCCTGCCGATGCTCAGATAGTTACCTTTCATGGGATGCACGGCCCGGGATTTGAACCCGCCGGGCAAACGCTCATCCTGATCCCGCACCGCTCAACGCCCGATGCCTACCAGCGCATGTACGACCTGTTTACGGCCATCGGCAGCAATATAGTTGAAATTGCCGACTACCACGAGCACGACCGCATCGTAGCCGATACCCAGGCCGTTACCCACGTTGGTTTTGAGAGCATGGGCACCGCCTGGAAATCGGCCGGGTTTTTCCCCTGGGAAAACGCTTCATATATTGGGGGGATAGATAATGTGAAGATCCTGACCACCCTCCGCATCTTCAGCTATAAGGCCCACGTTTACGCCGGGTTGGCCATCCTCAACCCCTATGCCCGCCAGCAGGTGAAGCGATATGCCGAATCGGAGTCGGAGTTGTTTAAGCTGATGATCAAGGAAGAAGCCGATGCGTTTAAGCAGCGCCTTTACCGCGCGCGCGACTTTGTTTTTCACGAGAGCCGTAAGCCCATTATGCTTAATGATACGGTGATGAAGGAGTTTTCGCTCTCGCAGCATGCCGATCATCAAAAGCCAAACTCGCACCTCAGTATTTTAAGTATGGTTGATGCCTGGTACCATCTTGGGGTTAATCCGTATGACAACCTCATTTGCCAAACCCCGCCCTTTCGCCTGCGTTTGGGCATTGCCGAATACCTGTTCAAGAATGAAGAGCTGCTGGAAGAATCACTGGAAACAGCCCTGTACGATAAAACCATCCGCGGGGATGACCTGGAATTTCACTCGGCGGTGAGGGAATGGTCGGCTATTATTGGATATGGGGATATGGAGGGGTATAAGAAACACTTTAACGATACGCAGGCATTCTTTAGTCACCGGCTTGAAGAGGGTAAAGCCCAGAGCGCGGAGCTGATCCGCAGGTTGATGATGGAGTAG
- a CDS encoding NUDIX hydrolase, translated as MPNTNLLSLITQLRSVADTGLLYAKNEYDIERYRELQHLSTQMFDEVSRYGAETINLLFPQATDYPTAKVDLRGILLSPDNKILLARESGDGKWSLPGGWGDIGYTPKETIVKEFWEETGLQVTADRLLAVFDKKMHAHPPQPFYVYKMVFYCKAITTEINKGFDVLDVQYFDINNLPPLSEDRILKSQIELLYQKIITNDISVWAD; from the coding sequence ATGCCCAACACCAACCTGCTTTCCCTCATAACCCAATTACGTTCTGTTGCTGATACCGGTCTGCTATACGCCAAAAACGAATATGACATTGAGCGCTACCGGGAGTTGCAACACCTGAGCACTCAAATGTTTGATGAGGTAAGCCGCTATGGTGCGGAGACTATCAACCTGCTATTTCCACAGGCAACGGATTACCCTACTGCCAAAGTTGATTTACGCGGCATCCTGCTATCGCCGGATAATAAGATCTTGCTGGCCCGGGAGAGCGGGGATGGAAAATGGTCGTTACCGGGTGGATGGGGCGATATAGGTTATACACCTAAGGAAACCATTGTAAAAGAGTTTTGGGAAGAAACCGGCTTGCAGGTTACCGCCGACAGGCTGCTGGCTGTATTTGATAAAAAAATGCACGCGCATCCGCCACAGCCTTTTTATGTGTATAAAATGGTTTTCTACTGTAAAGCCATAACCACAGAAATTAATAAAGGCTTTGATGTGCTGGACGTGCAGTATTTTGACATCAACAATCTGCCCCCACTATCGGAAGACCGGATCCTGAAAAGCCAGATAGAACTGCTCTACCAAAAGATCATTACTAACGATATCAGTGTTTGGGCCGATTAG